The following is a genomic window from Anopheles aquasalis chromosome 3, idAnoAquaMG_Q_19, whole genome shotgun sequence.
TAAAGAAAACatacggaaaaaaggaaaaaagtttcgtttcattaggcaaaacatttcattaaaaaacatTCGATCATTTTGTAATGTCCATagacaagcacacaaaaataAGCTCAACTGCAGAGCCAACCTCGATTGAGTGTGCTACGTGTTTCATGAGAGCCCCATGAACCAGATAAATGTTATGAAATATGTTTGGACAGATTCCATGCTGCATGGCTTTAACCATGTATGGTTTCATCATAGCATCATCGGCAGTGCCTAAGTAGTCGCAGTATAAAGCGGGAATGCGTTCTAGCCGTGGCTTACAGAAGAAAATTATTCCTCTGCCTGTTACATTCGAACGATACGCAAGATGCAACGCTTCCTGCTAGTTGTTGTGCTTGGGGCGATTATGCTTTCGATCGCCTACAGCTATGGTAAGATATTATCGGCTGCAGCATGTGCTGCCTTTAAGGCATCGTGACTAAAAATCTCCATTTgcccaccattccattccagagTGCACCGGAAAGAACGAGCAATACTACAACTGCAGCTCGCCATGCCGTAGGAATTGTACCAACATTGATCAGACGCCCAAATCATGCTCCGAGCCGTGCGTCTCGGGCTGTTTCTGTAAAACGGGATATCTGCGCCGAGATGATAACGAGTGTGTCAAGGTTTGGGAATGCCTTCATGTGGAACGAAAACGCACATGGGAGGCGCTGCCAGGGACAGAAGCATAGACTACTTCGCAGTTAACTATAACGATGGCGCGTGCTGTACCAATAAAATGTTCTTTAGTGTCGTTGCTTTTCCAATCCGGCGCGGCTTTGCTTTTCCAATCCGGCGTGTGTTTTGCGAATAAAAAACCCATTTCACGTGTTCCAAGCTGTTTAAACAATCTGTAGGGAAGGCTGAAGACGTGACGAATCTGTCTGCGGACGTTGCtatcacagtttttttttcttagaaCAGTAAACGTGGATTAATCAAAAAAGGCTATTAACTCTTTAGATGCCATGGCTCACCGATAAATCATCAATGACGCACGCAATTCCTCCATTCTTCTTATGCTATCACATGAGAAAATGACTCAAACCATCCCGGGGAAAATCCCCGATGAGCCACGTGCACTCGGGCTGTACGAGAAGTATCTAGATGGATGGACCGTGTTCTTGCGACCAACTGTACGGCCATCTGCTCAAACAAGGGACAGACGGAGGTACTGTACGCGGAGGATATAAGTTCACGGACCCCACGGACGTTGGATCTAGTGTTCtccgttttggttttcagCGAAAGCAAAATCAGTCGTACGGGTTGTAACAATGCGCGCCTTCTTCGCACTTCTTGTCTTGG
Proteins encoded in this region:
- the LOC126574176 gene encoding venom peptide CtAPI-like; this encodes MQRFLLVVVLGAIMLSIAYSYECTGKNEQYYNCSSPCRRNCTNIDQTPKSCSEPCVSGCFCKTGYLRRDDNECVKVWECLHVERKRTWEALPGTEA